Proteins encoded within one genomic window of Lysinibacillus louembei:
- a CDS encoding glycosyltransferase family 2 protein yields MQISIDIIVVIYNSERWIGDFLNSLKKQHYPLEKIHITFVDNNSKDKSYDLLNSCIFKEKFGDYTILKQEKNIGFGAANNIAASKTNQSHIYFLNIDTELHQDTLINIVNQALIDEGIVGAWESRQFPYEHPKHYNPVTLEVSWSSAAALLVRRECFQKIGGFDEEIFMYGEDVDLSWRIRAAGYRIHYVPQSIIYHYTFEKSKVNKDNELLNIIGSNLFLRYRYGSFKDIILGYVMCLLWAIKHRNFKFHLKLSQILIKSFSKMFKRKPNNLVANFCGWNYEIHRLGHEFHNSLLLETPLVSIIVRTNQRPEMLREALTTIKNQTYQNIEIIVVEDGFPKSKKLVEKSFKNLNIKYHATIEKVGRTKLANIGLALATGEYFNFLDDDDLLYADHIEVLVTSLINNPSYKIAYSIAFETPTKLVSMNPYIYEEIHYSIEFNSKFDRQLLLTQNYFPIQTVLFAREVYDKLGGMDESMEVLEDWDYWLKLSTQYDFLYIEKITSIYKVPFQKTDALTRKQELIEQTEYIREKYATNNINIPSRQSNFKKKVISNFKINQCEVSKILKFKIKQKY; encoded by the coding sequence ATGCAGATTTCTATAGATATAATTGTTGTAATCTATAATTCTGAAAGATGGATTGGGGATTTTTTGAATTCTTTAAAAAAACAACATTATCCTTTAGAGAAAATTCATATAACATTTGTTGATAATAATTCAAAGGACAAGTCATATGATTTATTGAATAGTTGTATTTTTAAGGAGAAATTTGGAGACTACACGATTTTAAAGCAAGAAAAAAATATCGGATTTGGGGCTGCTAATAATATTGCAGCTTCCAAAACTAATCAATCACATATATACTTTTTAAATATTGATACAGAGCTACATCAAGATACATTAATAAACATAGTAAACCAAGCTTTGATTGATGAGGGAATAGTTGGAGCCTGGGAGTCTCGTCAATTTCCTTATGAACATCCAAAGCATTATAATCCCGTAACACTTGAGGTTTCTTGGAGTAGCGCAGCTGCTTTATTAGTAAGAAGAGAATGCTTTCAAAAGATAGGTGGCTTTGATGAAGAAATATTTATGTATGGGGAAGATGTGGATTTAAGTTGGAGAATTAGAGCTGCTGGATATCGAATTCACTATGTTCCCCAAAGTATTATCTACCACTATACTTTTGAAAAGAGTAAGGTTAACAAAGATAATGAATTATTAAATATAATAGGTAGTAATTTATTTTTAAGATATAGATATGGAAGTTTTAAAGATATTATTTTAGGTTATGTAATGTGCTTACTATGGGCAATAAAGCATAGAAATTTTAAATTTCACTTAAAATTGAGTCAGATACTCATAAAATCTTTTTCGAAGATGTTTAAACGTAAACCCAATAATCTGGTAGCAAATTTTTGTGGTTGGAATTATGAAATTCATAGACTAGGTCATGAATTTCATAATTCCCTACTGCTTGAAACCCCTCTTGTGTCTATAATTGTAAGAACGAATCAAAGACCAGAAATGCTAAGAGAAGCGTTGACTACAATAAAGAATCAAACATATCAAAATATCGAAATAATTGTTGTAGAAGATGGTTTTCCAAAATCTAAAAAACTTGTGGAGAAGAGCTTTAAAAATTTGAATATTAAGTATCATGCTACAATTGAAAAGGTTGGTAGAACAAAACTAGCTAATATAGGTTTAGCGCTTGCTACAGGAGAATATTTTAATTTTTTAGATGATGATGATTTATTATATGCAGACCATATAGAAGTATTAGTTACTTCTTTAATAAATAATCCTAGTTACAAAATAGCATATAGTATTGCATTTGAGACACCGACAAAGTTAGTTTCTATGAACCCGTATATCTATGAAGAAATACATTATAGCATAGAATTTAATTCTAAGTTTGATAGACAATTATTATTAACACAAAATTATTTCCCTATTCAAACTGTGTTATTTGCGAGAGAGGTATATGATAAATTAGGTGGAATGGATGAGTCTATGGAGGTTTTAGAGGATTGGGATTATTGGCTTAAACTCTCTACCCAGTATGATTTTTTATATATTGAAAAAATCACATCTATTTACAAAGTTCCTTTTCAAAAAACGGATGCTTTAACAAGAAAGCAAGAGCTAATAGAGCAAACAGAATATATACGTGAAAAATATGCAACGAATAATATAAATATACCTTCGAGGCAAAGCAATTTTAAAAAGAAGGTAATATCTAATTTTAAAATTAATCAGTGTGAAGTGAGTAAGATTTTGAAATTCAAAATTAAGCAAAAATATTGA